CTCTTTAGTATGGTTATAGTATAGGAATTGGTTGTTATGGTCAGCGTAAGTGAGTTCCATCGGCATAGACGCCAAGAAATAATTCAATTGATCAACTGTCAAAATACCGCGATCGAGCTTCACATAAGTGTTGCCTTCTACTGCATTTACCTTTTTAGCAGCTTGCTCCACCCAATCCTCTGCGTACATATCGACACCTTCAATGGTCGTATCAATTTTGCCAGTCGCATAAAGATCTTCTTGAGCTGGCGTTGGTTCTTCTATTGAAGAAACAAGAGCCACAAACTTAACAAATTTTTCTAGCGTTCCTTTTAAAAATTGAACTGTTCTAGCATCTTTTAAATTGCCATTTTCATCAAAAGCTTCTTTCACTTTGCCCAATAAAAATTCATTTCCTGGCAATACCATAGCGTTTACGCCTGGCGCATCAAGAATTTGGCGCAAATGAAGTTGCGCACGAGATGAGCCTTGATCATAGTAAGATGCTCCGACAATCATAACCGGTTTGTCTTCTAAGGGATGAATTTTAAATGATAGCCACTCTAACAAGCTTTTTAGACCAGCTGGAATGGTATGATTATGCTCCGGTGTCGCAATAATAACCCCGTCTGCTGCCAAAATTTTATTGTGAATATTTTGAATGACTGGGCTGTCTGTTTGGTCATCACTCTGATTAAACATCGGAACGTCCGTTATTTCTAGAATTTCAAGCTCAAATAGTGACTGGAATTGCTTCTTAATATATGTTAACAATGTACGATTATAAGATACTTCTGCGTTTGATCCAACGATACCAACTAATTTCATCCTAATAGTCCCCTTTTCTTAAATAGTTTCCCATTTGAAATTTTCTGCTTCTTTTTTCTTAATCTCATGCGCATGATTCAAATGATTAGTGATTTCAACAAAGGTTAAGAAATCTTCAAACAAACCGTCTAATTTCTCAACTTGTTCTTGATCTAACAACTTGCCATCTTGGTCAAACGCTTGTAACGAATGACTTAACAAAAACTCTGAACTCGGCATAATTCGCGCTTTTAGTTCAGGTGAATCTAAAATTTGGCGTAAGTGCATTTGAGCGCGAGACGAACCAAGGACACCATAAGAGGCACCCGTAATCATTACTGCCTTATCCACAAATGGGAAAATCCCATAAGATAACCAGTTCAAGGCATTCATTAGTGACGCCGGCACTGCATGATCGTATTCAGGTGTTGAAATAATGACACCGTCTGCCTGATCAATTTTTTCTGCCAACGCCAACACTTCTGCTGGCAGGTCACTACCTTCTGGCTTGTTAAAAACGGGCAGGTCCTTAATTTCAACGACGTCTATGTTTACCTTTTCAGAAAAATGATTTTTCATAAAATGGAGCAGTTGACGGTTTGTTGATTGTTCTGAGTTTGTTCCTACGAGACCGATAAATGTTTGCATAGTTGTTTACTTCCTTCCATGGTTGGTTATTTTGAATATAAAACGTGACCGGTTTGGGTGATGACAATGCCATCAATATCGTCCAACTGATTGAGCGTGTCGATAATGGTTTCTGATTGGTGGCCGTACAAGCGCGTGGTCCAAATCTCCCCATCGACAGACTGTTTCGATCGAATCGTTAGGCTGGCGACATCCGTTTGGGTTGGGTAACCGGTTTTTGGATTAAAGATATGGTGATAGGTTTGATTGTCT
This genomic interval from Jeotgalibaca arthritidis contains the following:
- a CDS encoding NAD(P)H-dependent oxidoreductase, whose product is MKLVGIVGSNAEVSYNRTLLTYIKKQFQSLFELEILEITDVPMFNQSDDQTDSPVIQNIHNKILAADGVIIATPEHNHTIPAGLKSLLEWLSFKIHPLEDKPVMIVGASYYDQGSSRAQLHLRQILDAPGVNAMVLPGNEFLLGKVKEAFDENGNLKDARTVQFLKGTLEKFVKFVALVSSIEEPTPAQEDLYATGKIDTTIEGVDMYAEDWVEQAAKKVNAVEGNTYVKLDRGILTVDQLNYFLASMPMELTYADHNNQFLYYNHTKEAEDMLASRTPGQAGNPLAKCHPEGKHNSVAWVIQQLRSGATDAVRVNVPTHGPDKYVVHNYQAMYDKEGNYKGINEYILDFKPIIDWYLKQTGQKLVGDVDAVSGASEKDSHGEVDAVSGASAHDNTPAAPTATVDAVSSATVKA
- a CDS encoding NADPH-dependent FMN reductase yields the protein MQTFIGLVGTNSEQSTNRQLLHFMKNHFSEKVNIDVVEIKDLPVFNKPEGSDLPAEVLALAEKIDQADGVIISTPEYDHAVPASLMNALNWLSYGIFPFVDKAVMITGASYGVLGSSRAQMHLRQILDSPELKARIMPSSEFLLSHSLQAFDQDGKLLDQEQVEKLDGLFEDFLTFVEITNHLNHAHEIKKKEAENFKWETI